A single genomic interval of Veillonellales bacterium harbors:
- a CDS encoding MATE family efflux transporter: MDNTKFLEEEKISALLWKFSVPAVAGMVVSALYNVVDSIFVGRGVGEVALTAVTIAFPIMTILMAVGMLVGIGAATLVSICLGEKRQERAEMILGNALTMMLVFVLTTTGVTLWYLDPLLIHVLGVTPEVLPYARDFTAIILGGSVFLHVGFGLNNVIRAQGDPKTALATQLIAAVINVVLNYVLIFVFDLGIKGAAIATISAQAVAAIWVVAYFTKGPGLLHFRKKNLAIHLDVVKEIFEIGVAPFLMQVGASAVMVVLNLRIMEFGGTTAVAAFGIINRVLMLVMMPVSGISQGAQPIIGYNYGARQYKRVIAALNKALSVSTIICLVGFLGVELFAEQIIQVFNDGPQLIAMGTPGLRIFLVMLPIIGFQIIGANYFQAIGKAYYSIIFNLLRQVIVLIPLVFILSHYFGLMGIWAAGPVSDFVSALLTGVCLFWDIRRLG, from the coding sequence GTGGACAATACAAAATTTTTAGAGGAAGAAAAAATATCAGCTTTATTATGGAAGTTTTCTGTGCCGGCTGTTGCCGGTATGGTCGTAAGCGCATTGTACAATGTTGTTGATAGTATTTTTGTCGGCCGGGGCGTTGGCGAGGTAGCGTTAACTGCGGTTACAATTGCTTTCCCCATTATGACCATACTCATGGCGGTGGGAATGCTTGTTGGCATAGGGGCAGCGACCTTGGTTTCTATTTGTTTGGGAGAGAAAAGGCAGGAACGGGCTGAAATGATTCTGGGCAACGCACTGACCATGATGCTTGTTTTTGTGCTGACGACTACGGGAGTAACTCTTTGGTATTTAGATCCTTTGCTGATTCATGTTTTAGGGGTCACACCGGAGGTTTTACCCTACGCTCGGGATTTTACCGCAATTATACTAGGCGGCAGTGTATTTTTGCATGTGGGTTTTGGTTTAAATAATGTGATCCGGGCTCAGGGAGATCCCAAAACTGCTTTGGCGACTCAGTTGATAGCGGCAGTCATTAATGTCGTCCTTAATTATGTGTTGATTTTTGTCTTTGACTTAGGCATAAAGGGTGCAGCAATTGCCACGATTTCCGCCCAGGCAGTGGCTGCGATATGGGTGGTAGCCTATTTTACCAAAGGACCGGGATTGTTGCATTTTAGAAAGAAAAATCTGGCTATCCATTTGGATGTTGTAAAAGAAATCTTCGAAATTGGCGTGGCCCCTTTTTTAATGCAGGTAGGTGCAAGTGCAGTAATGGTTGTGCTGAATCTCCGGATCATGGAGTTTGGCGGGACGACAGCTGTAGCGGCATTTGGTATCATCAATCGGGTTTTAATGCTGGTTATGATGCCGGTATCCGGTATTAGCCAGGGAGCACAGCCGATTATCGGTTATAATTATGGAGCCAGGCAATACAAACGCGTTATAGCGGCATTAAATAAGGCCTTGTCAGTATCTACCATTATCTGCTTGGTCGGTTTTTTAGGGGTAGAGCTATTTGCTGAACAAATTATTCAAGTGTTCAATGACGGCCCGCAGCTCATCGCAATGGGGACTCCCGGCTTGAGAATATTTCTGGTGATGCTGCCGATTATCGGATTTCAAATTATTGGCGCTAATTATTTTCAAGCGATTGGCAAAGCCTATTATTCTATTATTTTCAACCTATTGCGGCAAGTGATTGTTCTGATACCGCTGGTGTTTATTCTATCTCATTATTTTGGCTTAATGGGGATTTGGGCAGCCGGACCCGTATCGGATTTTGTGTCGGCGCTTCTTACCGGTGTATGTTTATTTTGGGATATAAGAAGATTGGGGTAA
- a CDS encoding amidohydrolase family protein, with product MKIIDAHIHFCQEPYFDRIAELAGHKNTSAHLKGQYAAHKIVHGVVMGNRSLQLSEHDYPDYLSYCIGLDSTCFNAAEVVQQAYLVEKHLQRENCVGIKLYPGYNRVYIYDSIFDPVYQLAMQYKKPVAVHTGLTATSDALLKYSHPMILDEAEVRYPHVQFVMCHIGNPWLVDAVAVIEKNENVAADLSGILEGRIDSMPNFFKRKQGYIQFIKLWLEYLDKYDRLLYGTDWPLANLSNYIEFVEQIIPSRYYEKVFFDNANRIYALGL from the coding sequence ATGAAAATAATTGATGCTCACATCCACTTTTGCCAGGAGCCTTACTTTGACCGGATTGCGGAATTGGCGGGTCATAAAAATACCAGTGCGCATTTGAAAGGGCAATATGCGGCGCATAAAATTGTTCACGGTGTGGTCATGGGTAACCGGAGTCTGCAGTTAAGCGAACACGATTATCCTGACTATCTTAGTTATTGTATCGGGCTGGACAGCACCTGCTTCAATGCGGCAGAGGTAGTGCAACAAGCGTATTTGGTCGAGAAACATTTGCAAAGGGAAAATTGTGTGGGCATTAAACTATATCCGGGCTACAATCGTGTTTATATTTATGATTCGATCTTTGACCCCGTTTATCAACTGGCAATGCAGTATAAAAAACCAGTAGCCGTTCATACCGGCTTAACAGCCACTAGCGATGCCTTGTTGAAATACAGTCATCCGATGATTTTGGATGAGGCCGAAGTACGTTATCCTCATGTTCAATTTGTTATGTGTCATATTGGCAATCCATGGCTTGTAGATGCTGTCGCAGTCATTGAGAAAAATGAAAATGTGGCTGCCGACCTTTCGGGAATTTTGGAAGGCCGGATTGACAGCATGCCTAATTTTTTTAAAAGAAAGCAGGGGTATATTCAATTTATAAAATTATGGCTGGAATATCTGGACAAGTATGATCGCCTGCTCTATGGGACGGACTGGCCCTTGGCTAATCTGTCCAATTATATTGAGTTTGTCGAACAGATTATCCCATCACGGTATTATGAAAAAGTGTTTTTTGACAATGCCAACAGGATTTATGCTCTGGGGCTTTGA